GGATATAGGTTATCACTTTAAAAATACTGATCCACGCTGGAAAGGGATCAGCAGCATTATCCTCTTACAGGAAAGTGTGAAACTGGTTAAAGAAAAAGGTTTTGAGATTGGTAATATCGATGCCATGCTTTGTCTGGAAGCCCCTAAAATCAATCCGCATATCCCGGCAATGCAACAGCACATTGCAACAGCCATTGGGATAGACATAGAAGACATTTCCATAAAGGCAACCACAAATGAGCAAATGGGCTTTATTGGAAGAGAAGAAGGGGTTGTTGCTTATGCCGTTTGCCTGATTCAAAAGATTTAAGCTAATGCTCCGCAAAGGAGATGAACATAAAAAAATCCGGTGCGTTCAAGCACCGGATTTCTGAAGGTTATTCCTCTAAATATCCGAATTTCCCCTGGTTATAATCGGCAATTGCCTGTTGAATTTCTTCTGGTTTATTCATTAAGAAAGGACCATATTGAGCAATGGGCTCGTTGATTGGCTCCCCGCTTAAAACAAGGACTGTGCTGTCTGTCAGTGCTTCAACTTCAATCTGCTCTCCTTCATTTTTAAAATGAACCAGCTGATCCGTCTTTGCCACTTCTTTATCGTTGACCTTGATCTCTCCTTCAATAACCACAAATGCGGTATTGTAAGCGGAAGGAAAACTAAAGAGAGTTTTTCCATTTTTATTCAGTCGGAGGTTGTATACATGCATGGGCGTAAAAGTGCTTGCAGAGCCTTTTGTACCTTCATATTCCCCCGCTATTACTTCCACTAACCCTGCTTCGTTTGCCAACTGATGTTTGGCCAGCGTACGCTGACAGAGTGCCTGATATTTAGGCTTACTCATTTTATCCTTTGCCGGTAAATTCACCCAGAGCTGAACCATTTGAAATGGGCCACCTTTTTTGCTGAAGGCTTCTTCATGGTACTCTTTATGCAGAATCCCGCTTGCAGCTGTCATCCATTGTACATCGCCGGGCTGGATTACCCCACTATTTCCTGCGCTGTCATGATGGGCAACGGCCCCGTGATAGGCAATGGTAACGGTTTCGAAACCCCGGTGAGGATGTACCCCAACCCCTCTCGGTTCATTACGTGCAGAGAACGCTATTTTCGAATTGTAATCCAGCATAAAGAAAGGGCTCATTTTAAGCTTGTATCCTTTTGGGAAAAAGTTATGAACCCGGAATCCATCTCCTACCATATGAGGTGCCGGCGGGTTTAAAACAGCCGACACCTGTTTAATATTTGCTTCCATCTTGTCTTTTTTTATGTGCTGACCTGGATGCATGAGTTTTTATCAGGCTTGTTTTACGAATTGTAATTCGCCTAATATTTTTACTTCCTCACTCACCATTACGCCACCTGTTTCTAATGCTGCATTCCAGGTTAAACCGAAGTCTGTTCTGTTGATTTTACCATTCAGGGTAAATCCAGCTTTAGTGTTTCCCCATGGATCTGTAGCAATACCACCAAATTCTACATTTAATTTTACCGGTTTGCTGGTTCCTTTAACATTCAGGTTCCCATGTAAAGTATAGTCATCACCATCTTTGCTCAATGAAGTAGAATCAAATGTGATTTTCGGGAATTTCTCTGCGTCAAAGAAATCTCCGCTTTTTAAGTGGTTGTCCCTGTCTTTATTACCCGTATCAATAGAGTCGGTCGCTGCATCAAAAGAAACCTGTGCATTGTGGAAATCATCTGCTTCAGAAGTTAATGAAGCATTTAATGTTTTTAAGCTACCGGTTACGGTAGTGATCATTAAGTGTTTTACTTTAAATTGTAGTTCACTATGAGTTGGGTCTAATGCCCATTGTGTAGTTGCCATAATATTTTTTTAAGTTGTTTTCTTGATTAACAACACAAAATTACGGCAACAATATCAGGCAGACATTGATGTATGGTAAGAAAGACTTATATCTTAAAATGCTTATGTGCCAGGTCCTTACGAACCCTGCTCAACGACTCTGGTGTGATACCCAGATAAGAAGCGATCATCCATTGTGGAACCCTTAGCGTCAGGTTGGGGTAAAGCTGGATAAAGTTCAGGTATCTTTCTTCTGCCGGGGCACTCAACAACATATTGATCCTTTTTTGCATAAACCGAATGGAATTATGCAGCATGGTATTGTTGA
This region of Pedobacter steynii genomic DNA includes:
- a CDS encoding YceI family protein is translated as MATTQWALDPTHSELQFKVKHLMITTVTGSLKTLNASLTSEADDFHNAQVSFDAATDSIDTGNKDRDNHLKSGDFFDAEKFPKITFDSTSLSKDGDDYTLHGNLNVKGTSKPVKLNVEFGGIATDPWGNTKAGFTLNGKINRTDFGLTWNAALETGGVMVSEEVKILGELQFVKQA
- a CDS encoding pirin family protein; translation: MEANIKQVSAVLNPPAPHMVGDGFRVHNFFPKGYKLKMSPFFMLDYNSKIAFSARNEPRGVGVHPHRGFETVTIAYHGAVAHHDSAGNSGVIQPGDVQWMTAASGILHKEYHEEAFSKKGGPFQMVQLWVNLPAKDKMSKPKYQALCQRTLAKHQLANEAGLVEVIAGEYEGTKGSASTFTPMHVYNLRLNKNGKTLFSFPSAYNTAFVVIEGEIKVNDKEVAKTDQLVHFKNEGEQIEVEALTDSTVLVLSGEPINEPIAQYGPFLMNKPEEIQQAIADYNQGKFGYLEE
- the ispF gene encoding 2-C-methyl-D-erythritol 2,4-cyclodiphosphate synthase, which gives rise to MKIKVGFGFDVHQLKENHPFVVGGVDLEHHKGAYGHSDADVLLHAICDALLGAANLRDIGYHFKNTDPRWKGISSIILLQESVKLVKEKGFEIGNIDAMLCLEAPKINPHIPAMQQHIATAIGIDIEDISIKATTNEQMGFIGREEGVVAYAVCLIQKI